In Lepidochelys kempii isolate rLepKem1 chromosome 19, rLepKem1.hap2, whole genome shotgun sequence, the genomic stretch AGGGATCAGAAGGCATCTGGCTAGTTGAACATACTCCACAAAGGGTCCATCAGTGCTCGTCCTCCTCCAGCTTTATGCAGGGAGGGAAGATTTAGGGacacatttcacacacacacccctgcccttcAGCTTCTCTGTCAGCTGCTAGCAGCCTGGAGCAGGAATTGAAGGCCACTCTGGAATTTTCTGCCTTAGGAATCTTTTGGCAGAAAAAGGACcaaccaaccccctcccccgcccaacACTACCCTTAACAAGGGCCCTGAATGCCGAAGTCAGCCCTAGATGGTCTCTGTGCAGGATCTACGTCCCATGTGCCTGAAGAGAATGACCAAGGGGTTGCGGCCAAGCCCTGACGGTTGGCAATCAGTAGGAGAAGGCCGGCGCTGGGCAGCAACATGAGTGCCTCTTCCAGGCGGTGATCTGAGCATGGTCTCAGCCCAGAACTGCCCAACTTGGCCCACGTACTCAGTATATAAACAACTAGTAAGAGGCAAAGTGCACAGTACAGCCACAGCTGTGTTACGGGTCCAGGTGGAACTGCCTGTTTTCGTAGCTATGGGATGCTAATTACAGTATTGGTCGTTGTCTGGTGACTGAAGATCTGGCCAGGAGAGACGAGGGGTCCGTTCATGACCAGTCTGTTAGGTTTATAGACTGAGCCGGGCAAAAAATTGCACAACCTTTTTTGGTGCTAAATGCTGCTCCTGTGACCCTGAACCATTTTGTGACTCCCTGTGGATTTCGCCCTGTTGCCCGGGTAGGAAGAaatctaaacaaattcagacaaacccagtgttttgttttgacattttctaaatgcaATGTTTAAACTTTTCCGTTTGAACCCACTTTTCACTTCAAAATGTTCTGTAATTTTAAATGATCACAACTGGTAAAACAGGGtcaacatcaaaacaaaacatcttgcttgaccccaaactttttttttttttactttgtggaATTACTGGCAAACCAGAAACTCAGTTCTGCACCCAGCTCTCTTTATAAATGGACCCTCTGGCCCACGTACCCCCGTCACTAacccagcagcccctgcccaATTTGTTCCCCGCTCTGCTCCTCACTCTAGCTGAGCATCTTCAGCCTGCTCCTCCTTGCATCTCTCCGCTTGCTGTAGCCTATAGAGGCCAATGTATTGTAGCCCTGATTCCCTCAGACTCGACAGTTACAGCAGGGGGTAGGTTGGATTTTGCCCTTGTCCGATCAGCTATAACAAGGGGAGAGTCAGGGCGAGAAATTGCATCAGAATGGAGTGAGCAGCAGCAAGCAAGCCTTGAGGTACAAGGCTTGCACCCCTAGGGAGAGCTAGAGGGTACAGCCTTGTTACAGCCCAGGGAGGTCAGGCTTGGAGTTAGTTACAGGGAGCTGCCTTGGCCTCAACAGATGTGAGTCTGACCCCCAGCCTTCGCTCTCTGATGGAATGGAGGCTGCAAACCAGTTTCCTCATTTTAACTTTACTTGgggcccctgcctcagccccattGTACAGGATTCAGCCCACAGTTGCCTAAAGTCATCCCTGGGGCCAAATCAGATGGCAACAAACTCTTCCGACTGGCTGCATGTTCCAAGCCAGGCCGTGCTGCAGCCCCAGAATGCAGCCATCCTAACCACCACAGGGAGTAGGTGTTGTGCGAAGCAGGTTTCCTTCACTTTCCTTTGGGCACAGAGCGAGGAACTCGCTGTGACACTGAACTGGGGCGGGATGACTACAGCAGAGGCTTTCATTGTCCCCCAAAGCCTGATTTGTAGAGCTCACAGGCCAGGGTGGGCCTGGTAAAAGGGGGTGCAGTTCCACTGGCTCCTGAACGCAGCCCTGCAAGGCTGCAGCCCTCTGGGCTCATCCCTGGCCCTTTACAGAAGCCCAGTGTGTTTTGGGCAGAACAGCCTGGTGAgccagccctggcagggatgcAGCATGGCAAGAAGAGGCAGGGAGAcctggaggaggggcagagatTAGTGAAAGGGGGAGAAAAGGGACCACGGCTCCTATTCACACCGCCCTGTAAAACAGGCACAAAGGGGGACTTGGAAAGATTAGAGGGGCAACACACCTATTTCTAAGGCTTGAAAGCTTCACTTTCCTGGGGGAATTTTCTGCTGTAGGACATGGAAGCAGGGGGCCAGACCATCCCAAAGGGGGGCTGTTCATAGCAACATCTAAGCACAGCAGCTGCCATTACAGCATCAAGAGGAAGATTTAGAAAGTGCATCAgttctcatgcttcagagcataacATGATTGCTAACTGGGGTCAGGAAGtaagctccccactccccactgtaTAACTCTGGAAGATGTCTGCCTTCCTCCCCAAGCACTGGGCATCAGCTGACTCATTTGCtgacagctgctgcagctgccctTACCTTGCTGCAGTGTGCTCAGTGGCAACTGGCTCTTGGGTCTCTGGAGCAGCTACCAGGCTGGGAGAATCTCCTGCCTCTATGGGAAATCTCCGAGCTTGTGGGGTCTCCTGGGAGCTCATGTCCTAGCCCCAGACCTGTCTAAGGAAAAGGAGGACCAAGGTCAGCACCTGCGTGACTGGGCCCGGTGAGCCCACAATTTCaggcccacccccgccccaagcTGCTGCACCCTTCTCTGGCCTACGCTCACCTCTTGAAAGCTCAAGAGGGTTCCCAAGAATAAACCTGGCAGCCTGCAGTGCCTAGTGCAAAGGGCAAGATGTGACGGGGGCCAGTGGGAGGCACGAAGGCTGTTACACTGTGACACGGAAGGGCTGCTCTGACATCACAATGCAACTTGTGAGTGGCAGGGTACGACCTTCTCCCTTCTCACAGGCACGAGACTCAGGCCCAGGCCTTCTTacttatgatttattat encodes the following:
- the FAM229A gene encoding protein FAM229A, whose amino-acid sequence is MSSQETPQARRFPIEAGDSPSLVAAPETQEPVATEHTAARQLRRCPGCHCLTLPNVPIDVYIAMGGNGRPRTT